The Brassica napus cultivar Da-Ae chromosome C1, Da-Ae, whole genome shotgun sequence DNA segment cacatttattaaaaccatagaatggcacgcaacaaggtgttattaaatatacaaactacaaattaaatatgctcaacgcaaacacacataaaaatgagacatcatatttggatatatttaaataaataattttaaatatattagattcttgataattttaaaattacttaaaagaaactaaattattaaaaattaatatacaaataaaactaaagcaatattttgtaacgtcaaaataataaatgataaaaaaaatatattatgttaacaAAATAgactttagattttaaagatttctaattcatgtaatattacaaaattcaaaatttttttattacaattaataatttaccattagatatattaaaataatattctagatcgatattcaattgtcagttttcaactattacacgtaaaaaatatattattaagtaCGCTTTTTATTGAAAGgagggttttatattttaagtaggttattggagtactttttattttcgtgaatttattcgagatgagattccgatcttttaaactaagataatttatgttttttacataattatattttttttacataattctaaaatctcggacttgattttatatattttattagttaattgtgttacatataatagaaatacttactccaaactaaaaatatattaaaaaattaaattttaaaattagttatatataatttaataaaaaagttcACATACAAGTAAAAATGATAGAtgtaacaaatataaatatattatccgcgcgtagcgcggagaaaTGATCTAGTATTAAATAACCATTgtccttgtatatatatatatatacatctctTCCCTTTTATTGTTTTTGCCTCCAAAACacgctaacaaaaaaaattgtgactAACCGAAATTTTACTCTTACTAAGGACGTGAAACCCTGAGTGTATTCTTGCAGGTGAAACTGTTGTAAATACTTGGGTGACAAGCCTATAGATAATAACcatgtcaaaaaaaatttaataagtaCAATATATGACAAAGAATCGTAAAAAAGACTTGCACAATGAACATAACATTCAGATGTTGTTATATTTATCCTCTGTATTCATATTATCACAAAGCCAATATTATGAGAAACTGACGTGTTGGGATTGTGAAATcccgtgtccaactctatattctctgattagtacgatattgtccattTTGGGCCTTAACcaagcccgcatggatttacttttggtttccttcccaaaaggcctcgtactattagagttgaacatctctatatatattagactctccttgtctaattctccaatgtgggacttagtttgtttatatcacattctccccctcaaactaaggatcacatttaTCTCGTGTCCCACAACTTGACTTCCAGGATCTTTTGACTTGATATCTGCCACACACACCTCCCAATCCTAACTCGATGGGTCCCGTTCCTActcgaagggtattttggtcttcttgcagatttctcgtcaaccgctctgataccaattaaagttgcacaaacacaaagattataagaacttctcttcttattagatttagaaactctctcaaaactaaacctttcaatgtgtttctcttgatggaacatctctccatgagaactgtttatataggaagaagctacatcttttcctaataataatatggaaacattcctaagctcgatatgttttccttttttcttaacccatcaaacttcactttaatgagttaacttgctcctTAAGTgaattggaattatccaacattctcccccttaattccaactcGAATCTCGAGTATGTTGATCTTCTGAACTCCGATGAACTTCCATAGACCGTTAATAGGTGCATCGCATTTCTTCGATACGATGTTGCATCAGAACGTGAGTATAGATGCTTCACTGCTTCTCTATGACTCTCTCTTAAGCATCCTATGGTGCTTCGATACGATGTTGCATCAATCTCAGGCTCCTCCTCTGCCTTTGATACTTTCAAACTCATGTGCATCAGAACGTGAGTATAGTTACATGACTCCATCTTCGTCTTGACAAGTATACCTTGCGCGTATCCTTCTTGTTTGATGTGAATGCCATCAGCTCCTTGCGTTACTTCTATACCAAGATAGTATGTAAGCATCTCGAGGTCTGAcatctcaaatcttcttgacataTCATCTTTGAATTACTTGATAACATTGAGCGAAGTCCCTGTTACAAACAAGTCATCGATGTATATAGCTATGATCAGAAGCTCCCCCTTCTGTTTCTTTTGATATACCGCAGGTTCCTTGGTGCACTTCGTGAactccatctccttgagaacacggtcgagtttgatgttccaagctcttAGAGCAATTGGTGCAAATACTTCGTCGAAGTCTATGCCTTGTTGTTGCACGTAGCCTTTTGCGACTAGCcttgctttgtatttgatcaccaTTCCATCTGCATTCCTCTTGATCTTATAGATACACTTCAAACCTATCCGTTTCACACCTGCCGGCTTCTTGACGAGCTTCCAGGTCTTATTTTTGATGATAGATTCGATCTCTGCCTTCATTGCATCGATCCACGCTTGTATCACTGCAGTTTCGATGTAACTTTCTGgttcaccatcgatggtgagcAAGAGTATGCCACCTTCAAATTCAGCAAGTAAGATGTAATCATCGAACCGCTTTGGTTTTCTGATGTTACGACCATATCTTGATGTTACATGCTGGTCTTGGTTTGCATCGTTGTTCTCTGCTACTTGCTCTTGTTCACCTGCGtctacaacttcttcttcttcattattgttttgctctttgtggtgttggtgatcttgatgctcatcaccatctccttcttctgtaacatcaatatgaggaagcttgaatgaTCCTGGTTCTTCGTCCATGTTTCTTGATAGTGTATACGATGCGGTGAGATGTCTAGTTACAccgttttcttcacaaaaacgaatgaaatcagaagatgtgaactctcctcctctatcgatGCGAAAATTTTTGAGTTGTAGCTTCGTTTGATTCTCCACGTACTCATTGAACTTTTTGAACCGATCGAAcgcttcactcttctctcttagcagcatcgtccacatatatcttgagtaatcatcaattaaGACGAATATATATCTATTGTTTTCTGGTGTTGATGGTGATATCGGACCGCACAAGTCACCATGTACTAACTCCAATGCGTGTGATGCTCGATACTTTGCTTTAGGCAGGAAAGACTTCCGAGTTTGCTTCCTAACTAAGCAGGCGTTGCACACATCTTTCTCGTGTATCACCTGAGGCATCCCTACTACCATCTCTTTGTCtaccatattcttcatgactccaaagttcacatgtcctagccgtgcatgccacgtccatgtaacatcagtttcttttatttgaagacacttcggatattcaacctccattggcgtcttgtacaatcggtttggttgccttgcgacttgtactaatagccttccacggggatctttcagcatcagtaagtcttctttcatattaacctcacaacccatctcggttgcttgtccaaaacttatgatattgtgtttaagacttgggatgtagtagatatctttgagtgctcttctctcccctgtttttccgatgaacgtgatcgaacctttcccaacaatctcgATGTTTGATCCATCACCGAATTTGACTTTTCCTTTGATGCTATCATGTAGGTTTAAGAAGAACTCTCTCTTGCCTGTCATATGGTTACTTGCACCATTGTCAAGGTACCATATACTCGTATTTCCATCGCATTcatcaaacctcttaggaaacactctctcttcgttgaggaatactacttcatgcatatatagagcatctgcttcttgtgtttccgttaggttagcttcttctcttggtcgtgtaggacaatgtgacacgaagtgccccatcttgtcgcatcgccaacatctaaccttagagtagtccttcttggtcttgtctgaagcttctcctcctttgttATGACCATCAGAAACATTAGACCTTCcttgtcctcttcctcttccaccataACCTCTACCTATGCCTCTTCCTCGCGAGTTGTTATGGCTTCCACTACCTTGCATATCATTCTTTCCAAACATGAGCTTCGATTGACCTTCATCTTGGGTTTCTTCTTTGATGCGTTCTTCGAAAGCCTTTAATCTCCCAACAATGTCTTCGAATCCCGTTGAATTTAGATCCAGCACTTGTTCTAACGAAGCTACGATGTGAATGAACTTCGTTCTTGGAAGTCCCTTCagaaacttctttaccagctttgatgcttccattatctctcctaacgcggctgctctcgatgctaagcctgaaagttttcctgcgtagtcatccatcgtgtctgtgtctgtcatcttcagtttgtcgaactcagacatcaaagtttgtaaccttgcttctctcacgcgatcagcacctaggttacgggatttgatagcttcccaaatcttcttcgatgtatcatgttctccaatctgaagtattagcgcctccgggactgattgaaagattagagcaatcgccatattgttcttctttgcatcGTTACTCCCTGGATCAATCGTATCCCAAACTTCGTATAAACGAAGCATCACTTTCATTCGCATCGACCATACGGTATAGTTGGTCGATGTTAGCATCGGACATcgtatgtccttcttcatctcaagaccTTTATCACGTGCTTGAAAATCGTCTCCCATGTTTTGATCGAAGTTACAACTCCTCTTGTAAACGACCTTCGAAACCTGGAGCTCTATATTGACAACTTCTTCTAATTGTTGGAATTTATTAAgcccatgtccaactctatattatctgattagtacgatattgtccactttgggccttagaggctggcccgcatggatttacttttggtttccttcccaaaaggcctcgtactaattagagttggacatctctttatatattagacactccttgtctaaacttccaatgtgggacttggATTGACATCTCTCATTCTCCCCCTCAAGCTAAGGACCGCACACCTTGTGCCCTTTCCTTTAGCGAATCATCTCGGTGCCTTGTCGCATCTTCGACATTCGACACCCTTAGTCGCAAGGTTACTTTGAGTTTGCTTTGAGGATGCTCTTCCCACAATTTCAGGATATTCTGACTAATCTCTGCCGAACTTCCCTTTCCACCTTGAAGGGTCCCATTCCTActcgaagggtattttggtcgTCTTGCAGATCTTCGTCaaaccgctctgataccaattgttgggattgtgaaatcccgtgtccaactctatattctctgattagtacgatattgtccactttgggccttaaCCAAGCCCgtatggatttacttttggtttccttcccaaaaggcttcgtactattagagttgaacatttctatatatattagattctccttgtctaattctccaatgtgggacttagtttgttTATATCACATGACGTATGTAACACAGATCTTCGGCTTCAGATTTCCTTATAGATCAGCTATGTTAAGATACAGAGGAGAAACCAAAACGATTTCAATAGGATTCTTAAACATGAAATTCTACTATATCAACATATATTAAACTTAACAAAACTCTTAAGATTTCAGATACATGCACAAGATAAATGCTTCATCTCAAATAAATAAGTACTATTAGAATTTGACCATTATGAAGTCAAAGTAAAATTGACTTAACACATTCGGGTCATCGGCTCATAAACCCAAAAACAGATCGGGTTTTCCCTTTTTCAGCTGTTGGTGGATCTTGCAGATAAATATCTCAACGCTTTGGAGAAAAACTGAAACACAAAACTGACTTTTTCTATCATTTCTTAGATTAATTCAAAAAATTAGTTAGGTTTTACATATTCTTTAGTTTCCCAGACCAATGTGTGTAGTGTGTAGTGTGTAGTGTGTAGTGTGTAGTGTGTACTATTTTGTGGGCACGGTCTACGAAAGAGAACAAATGTTAATGCTATGGACCGTTAAGTTAATTAGTAAATAATTTTGGGCATATGGCCCGTTTTAAAAATGTAtctaaagtttttaaatgccaatctatctatcttattaaaccGACGTCAAAAAAGAAACTATCATATTAAACCTATTTTTGTTAACATTTATCTGTGTGTTAGATAGTTTTtttggttaacatatatatatattagtcatttgcAATTTGGTCATAGTATGTAACTGATTTTAAATTGAACCAAAGACAACGTAATATATTAGTAACACTATTAAATCGTACActaaacatgtaatttttttagtatttgatcCCACACACAATATATACACAAAGAtccaatcattttttttataaccacaTAACTGATCAAACACACactcaataaaataaatatataacatgaTCCAGTAATGCAATACATGAATTGTATAGAAAAACTGAAGTAATGTAAATGCAATTTTTAAGTTGTGTTTCAAaatgtctatatatataaaaaaatgtaaacatgTCTAAGATGACAACTTTTACTGAtgtaaaatgtagaatgtaacTTTTTATCTAATCAACCTAATTTAAACACTTAAAACTGAATCAACATCCGCGCGGGTGCGCGGATCAAGCTCTAGTGAATCCTTATAAGTTGCAGCAAAATTTGTTCATATAATGCCAAATAACAAATAGAGACTCTCCCATGAATTTGATAAAGGGTCAAGAATTAATGTTCCCATATAAAGAACTTAAATAAGTTGCTCCATCACAAAGTTATAAGATGggatctgaaattgaattaagTGTATACATTGGATATAAATCTCCATAAGAATACATAAGGCCACGAGAGATATGATTAAGGCTAAGCCATGGATTAGATAAATCTGTATATCCAACATCAGGGAGAgaaataataagctggtaaacgATTTCGAGAATGAATAATGATCCTCAAATATGAATATAGAATAAGAGTCCATAGAATGAATCATTCCCAGAGCTTAAACAAGTCAATTGCCAGACATGTTTGATGACCCAAACTGAAATATACCAGCGGATTATGctctaataaaattaatattggACTTAGTTAAGATAAGATGGTTCCATACATGTATTACTCGAAAATGAGAAGAGCATAAAATTGAAATGGCAGATCTGAAATTAAGGTGTCCAAAGGAAACCTTAGACATGACCATGAATAAAGATCAGATACCTGAAAATAATAAGATCTAAATGCATTATGTCATGTCTGGATTATAAATGGAACCAGTAAAATAATATCAACGTCAATgatgatataatatttgaatacaaaagcGCTTGACaaaagcgaggatcatgaaaccAACGTCTGTCATAGAGTGCACTCAGAGAAATTACTCAGAGAAATTGATTAAGCAAATTGATAATGCTATAAGACGTGGTATATGAAATCTCTTAAGAGAAGAGATGTAGTCAAACCAGTTGGACATAAATAAGTCTTTGGTGAGAATACATAATAAGAATGACGAAATTGCATAAGGTTCTCACAAAGACCTGAAATCAATTATAAAGCAGAcatactcctatgtggtggatgcaacgaCATTCTGATTCTTTATAAGTCTggcaaataaaatacatatctaaacgGTTCACTAGATAAAgaaatttatgtaaaatttcCAGAGGGTATCGAACTACCGAACATCAAGTTCTCGAGATCAATATTGAATATCCTAGGTACCTCTGGAGAAATTTCCCAAAGATAGAACACATCAAGAAAGAATTTGAATTCAACATGAAAGGTTTTGGGAAAACAAGATTATATATTGAATTATACATTGAGCACCTTGAAAAGAAAATCCCTATGCATCAAATGACATACATAGATAACGTGCTCAAGAAGTTTGATATGGACTAAGCTTACGAATTGACAAGTCCCATAATTATAAGGTTCCTCAGTTTAGAAAAGATAATTTCGGTCCTAATGAAGAAAATGAGGAGATCTTTGGTCTCGAAATACCATGTCTAAGTGCCATAAAGTTTTGACGGATTTGGCGAGCCATACAAGGCTAGATAAATAATTTGCCGTAATCTATTAGCTAGATATAGCTCATGATCGACCCAAATACACTAGAACgggattatacatatttttgttacCTACAAGGAACTAAAAGACTTGGGTCCATTTGATACTAACCTACCCGAAGAAGGGTAAATTATTTTGGTGATACAGGTTGTTTGTCCGTCCAAGTTCACTCAAGCGAAGATTTGGTGGATCTAATTACTAAGGCGTTACTGACATCCAGAGATGTACTCAACAAGGGAAGTAATAcatgttgtactcttttttcttcaccatggttttatcccattgggtttttaaTGAGTcaacatccaaagcgtattacaaacCACTTCGGAGATGGTcttccaagggggagtgttataaaccaatgTCTGGTGGAAACCCATATTCGAAGGTCATATTCTTATGTCCTTTGCTACAGTACCATGACTTGTTCGTGATGTTTTTTTCTAACGATACTTTTTCGTGATGTTGTCTTGCGACGGTCTATTCTCACgaaattaatattgaagttcTGTGACATATAAACGAAATACCCACACACCTGTTATATTATACCAAACCATCAATTGTCAATATTATAGTAATTGCAAATGGCGTTCAATCCTCATCACATTCGGAATCAGCTTCCCCAGAACAAGGTATATCGCTTCTGTATTTTGTTGGAATAACTTGCAGGTTACGTCAATGCCATCACCTGTGGACCTAAAATGATATGAAACTGCTAAAGCTTTGAAAACTACTCTCCATAAGAAAACTCAAATCTTAGATATGTCTTGATATTTCAAATCATTAAGGCCTTTTGTGATTGTTCTAAGCATATAGATCCTGATAATAGTACTAtaacataacatatatatttgttaatgtAGCTCTTATATTTCCGAATAACTGCATCGttctacgttttttttttctgttcacCGACTGCACACTACAAGAAATCATCTTCCACTCCGAGGAAATTTAATGATAACTTCTTTCGTCGGAAAGATTACGACAGGTTTATGACAATTTTCCGACAACAAATGAATTTCGTCGGAACCATATCGGAACTTTCCAATGAATTGATTTTCTCGGTATTTTCTCGAAACGTATTGTCTGCATCTTGTCGGAAATCCGACGAACCGGGTTTGTCGTAAGATTCTCAGAAATTTTTGTCGGTAATTTCTCAGAACAATCAATTTTCTGACGATTGATTCTTTTCTCGGTATGACCTCGGAAAAGTTGACGAAAAGTTGTCAGAGTTTTATGTCGGAATTTACTGATGACTAATTGTTCTCGGAACGAGGCAAGAAGATTTGACGGAAAATCGTCACAATATCTTGCAGCGTACATGTGACGCAACTTGAAGCAAAACCGACCATTGGTTCTGTCGGAACATTTCTGTATAAAAGTGTCCATGTGTGGATCTGAGAAAAAATGAGGCATTCATATGAGCAACCGCAGAAAAAAGTTTTACAGCTGAGAGTAGATGAGGTTGAAAGCttgaagagagcaaagagagtGAAGCAGTTTTAAAGTGAAGCAGCCATCTTTGAATGCATTTTCAAATATTCTTCTCGTCAATGAAGACGATGATTTCTGGAAAATGTCTAGAAGATGAGATGACGACGATGAAGATATTTTACTagtttattttcagttttttagtatttcgttttagttttttcatagttatcttcttattttttaaatattttcttgcaGTGGTTTCTAACGTagcactagattttgatccgcgttttTAAGCGcgagtatttttgaattataaaaaaagttttgtatgaattaatgttttgagattgttatacattattattatttcagattttatctGTACATTTTTATCGAACTTTTTCATACGATTCGACAGTTTGTTGGACCTGAAAAACTAAATCCAAAACCAACCTGAAAATATAGGTGCAGTTCGAGTCTGAGTTATGGACAAAGTATCTATTCAATATCTTTTTGGACTGCGAATATTTGTTCCAGTTTGTGTCCTATCCGAGACTCGATCGGGTATCCAAATACATGGAATGATTTGTGTATATTAGGTATGTTTGGGTATTTCATATATGTTTTCGGCATTAgagatattttt contains these protein-coding regions:
- the LOC125579776 gene encoding uncharacterized protein LOC125579776, which produces MSDLEMLTYYLGIEVTQGADGIHIKQEGYAQGILVKTKMESCNYTHVLMHMSLKVSKAEEEPEIDATSYRSTIGCLRESHREAVKHLYSRSDATSYRRNAMHLLTVYGSSSEFRRSTYSRFELELRGRMLDNSNSLKEQVNSLK